The Microbacterium oleivorans genome contains the following window.
ACATCGGCCAGCTCACCGGGGCCGAGGCGATGATCTCGTGCGACATCAGCCCGATCGTCACCTGCGGCCCGAACCTGTTGAGCCCCGGCGGTAATCTCCTCGGCTTCAGCAACTCGATCATCGGCATCGTGCTGTTCCCGGGAGCTGTGTTCGCGGGGGTCTCGTCGCTCGCGGCGCCGGCGGGCCTGCGGCGGTGGTACTGGCGGGTGTACGCGCTGTTCGTCGCGGCGGCCGTCGTGCTCGTCCACGTCTTCGCGTACCGCAGCGTGTTCGAGTACGGCTCGCTCTGCCCGTGGTGCATGGTCGTGTGGCTCGTGACGATCCCGCTGTTCTGGACGACCGCAGGATGGAGTCTGCGGGCCGGTATCTGGGGCCGCCGCGTCGAGAGCCTGGGCGCGGTGATCCTCGCGTGGACGCCGCTGATCGTCGTCCTCGACTACCTGGTGATCGCCGTCGCCGCGCAGCTGCGCCTCGACGTCCTCGGGAGTCTGTGACACGCACCTCCGCAGCGGTGCGTCCGTCGCAGCGGCGGGGCTCGTGTCGTCGTCGGAGCCGTGCGACGCCTCACCGGCATCGGCGACCGGGCAGACGCAGCTCGGCGGGGTCCGCCGCCGGCGCCCCGCCGCGAGGAGTCACGGCACGCGGTGCGTGCCTGTGCGAGAATCGATCGCACGCTACGGAAAGCAGGAGTCTCGGTGACGGACAAGTCGCGGAAGGCCGGGAAGGCCCCCACGGAAGACACCCCGATCGGACCCACCGGTCGGCCCTACCGAGGTTTCCCGACCCCGCCGAAGCTCGACGGTCACGGCCCGGCGCGGATCATCGCGCTGTGCAACCAGAAGGGTGGCGTCGGCAAGACCACGACGACCATCAACCTGGCCGCCGCGCTCGCCGACTACGGGCGCAAGGTTCTCGCGGTCGACTTCGACCCGCAGGGTGCGCTCTCGGCGGGCCTCGGCATCGCGACCCACGACGTGCCCACCATCTACGACCTCCTGCTGGACACCAAGCGCGACCCGCGCGAGGTCATCGTCTCGACCTCGGTGCCCGGGCTCGACGTGATCCCCGCGAACATCGACCTGTCGGCCGCCGAGGTCCACCTCGTCAACGAGGTGGCGCGCGAGACGATCCTCTCGCGCGTGCTCCGCAACGTCGCCGCCGACTACGACGTGATCCTCGTCGACTGTCAGCCTTCACTCGGTCTGCTCACGGTCAATGCGCTCACCGCCAGCCACGGCGTGCTGATCCCGCTCGAGTGCGAGTTCTTCGCCCTGCGCGGCGTGGCTCTGCTGATCGAGACGATCGACAAGGTGCGCGACCGGCTGAACCCGTCGATCATGCTCGACGGCGTGCTCGCCACGATGTACGACCCCCGCACCCTGCACTCCCGCGAGGTGCTCGAGCGAGTGGTCGAGGCGTTCGGCGACGACGTGCTCGAGACCGTGATCGGCCGCACCGTGAAGTTCCCCGACGCGTCGGTCGCCGGCGTGCCGATCACCACCTTCGCGCCGGAGCACCAGGCCGCGCAGGCCTATCTGCGCCTCGCGCGGGAGCTCGTCGCCCGTGGCGCCGTCGCCTGACGACACCGTCGATCCCGCCGCCGGCCGGCCCGCGGATGCCGCTGAGGCGGTCTCCGGCGACGGCTTCCGCGTCTCGCTGACCAACTTCGACGGCCCGTTCGACCTGCTGCTGAACCTGATCGGCAAGCACGAGCTCGACATCACCGAGGTGTCGCTCAGCAAGGTGACGGACGAGTTCATCGGCTATCTCCGCGGGCTCGAGCCCGAAGAGCTCGACGCGGCATCGGAGTTCCTCGTGGTGGCTGCAACCCTGCTCGACATGAAGGTCGCCGGGCTGCTGCCCCAGGGCGAGCTCATCGATGCCGAGTCGGTGGCGCTGCTCGAGGCTCGCGACCTGCTGTTCGCACGCCTGCTGCAGTACCGGGCGTTCAAGCAGGTGTCGAGCTGGTTCGCCGAGCGGGTCGTCGCCGAGGACCGCCGGCACACCCGCTCGGTGCGCCTCGACGAGAGGTACCGGGCCGCGGCGCCCGAGCTCGTGTGGACTCTCACCCCCGACGACTTCGCGGCACTGGCGATGCTGGCCTTCGCGCCGAAGGAGATCCCCGTCGTGGGGCTGGATCACCTGCACGCGCCGCTCGTGTCGATCCGCGAGCAGGCGGCGATCGTCGTCACGCTGCTGCGCGGCGCGGGTACCCTGAACTTCCGAGACCTCGTCGCCGGTGTCGGCCAGCCCGGCATCGTCGTCGCCCGCTTCCTCGCCGTGCTGGAGCTCTACCGGCACGCGGCGCTGTCGTTCGAGCAGCTCGAGCCGCTCGGTGAGCTGACGCTGCGCTGGACCGCCGAGCGCTGGTCCGAGGAGAACCTCGCCACCCTGGGAGCCGACTATGACCGATGATCCGACGCCCACCGTCGCCACCCCGATCGCCGATGTCGCGCGGCGACTCGAGGCGATCCTGCTGGTGGTCGACGAGCCGCAGAGCCTGGTCGCGCTCGCCGCCGCCGTGGGCTCCCCGGTCGCCGCCGTGCGTCAGGCCGTCGCCGGCCTCGTCGCCGACTACGACGGCGACACCGGCGGCCCCCGCCGCGGCTTCGAGCTGCGCGAGGTCGGTGGGGGGTGGCGGCTGTACGTGCGCGGTGAGCACGACGCCCTCGTGAGCGAGTTCGTCAACACGCAGGCGCCGTCGAGGCTGTCGCAGGCCGCGCTCGAGACGCTCGCGGTCATCGCCTACAAGCAGCCGGTCTCGCGCGGTCAGGTCGCCTCGATCCGCGCGGTCAACGTCGACTCGGTGGTTCGGACGCTGCTCTCGCGCGGGCTGGTGACCGAGATGGGCAACGACGCCGAGACCGGCGCCATCCTGTACGGCACGACGGACGCGCTGCTGGTGAATCTGGGTATCAACTCGCTCGACGAGTTGCCGCCGATCTCGCCGTTGCTCGACGACGGCACCGAGGGTTTCGAGGGAGAGGGGATCCGATGACGGATGCCGAGGGCGTACGCCTGCAGAAGGTTCTGGCGAATGCGGGCGTGGCGTCGCGCCGCGTGTGCGAGGAGATGATCGTCGCGGGGCGGGTGCGCGTCAACGGCGTCACGGTGACCGAGCTCGGCAGTCGCATCGACCCGGAGCGCGACATCGTCGACGTCGACGGCACCGCGGTGCAGCTGGATGCCACCAAGCGCTACGTGATGCTCAACAAGCCGACCGGCGTCGTCAGCTCGATGAAGGACGAGAAGGGGCGGGCCGACCTGCGGCAGTTCACCCAGGACTGGGACGAGCGCCTCTACAACGTCGGCCGGCTCGACGCCGAGACGAGCGGGCTGCTCGTGCTCACCAACGACGGCGAGCTCGCCCACGTGCTCGCCCATCCCTCGTTCGGCGTCACCAAGGTCTACATCGCCAAGGTGCGAGGCCGCGTCACCCCGCAGGTGATCGCGCGGCTGACGAAGGGCGTCGAGCTCGAGGACGGCCCGATCGCGGCCGACAAGGCGCGGCTGCTCGACACCTCCGGAGAGACGAGTCTGGTCGAGTTGACGCTGCACTCGGGCCGCAATCGCATCGTGCGCCGGATGATGGCGGAGGTCGGGCACCCGGTCATCGAGCTCGTCCGACGCCAGTTCGGTCCGCTGCACCTGGGAACCCTCCCGGCGGGGCGTGCCCGCGAGTTGACTACAGTGGAACGCGGTGCGCTGCTGACGCTCTCGCGCAGCGCCGACGGTGCCGCCGAGCACCCGACTTCTCCGGAGAACCCGTGACCGATTCCTCGCTCGATCCCGTGCGCCCCGGCCGTGCCGCGCGCACGGCCGGCACCGTGCGCATCGTCGGTGCCGGTCTGCTCGGATCGAGCATCGGTCATGCTCTGCGCCTGCTCGGGGTCGATGTCGTGCTCGACGACGCTTCGCCCGCCCAGCTGCGCCTCGCCGTGGACTACGGCGCGGGACGCCTCGCCGCCGCGGACGATCGTCCGGCGCTGGTCGTCGTCGCCGTCCCGCCGGACGTCACCGCCGACGTCGTGGAGCGCGAGCTGCGGCAGCATCCGGAAGCCGTCGTGACGGATGTCGCGAGCGTCAAGCTGGAGCCCTACCTCGAGCTGCGCTCGCGCGGCGTCGACCTGGCCCACTACATCGGGTCCCACCCGCTCGCCGGTCGCGAGCGTGGCGGCGCGATCTCCGCACGGGCGGACATCTTCGTGGGACGGCCGTGGGTCGTCTGCCGCGACGACGAGACGCTCGCCGCCGACCTCGCCGTGGTCGAGGGGCTGGCGCTCGACCTCGGTGCGATGCCGTTGGAGATGACCCCTCAGGAGCACGACGAGGCTGTGGCGCTGACCTCGCACGTGCCGCAGCTGGTCGCGAGCCTGCTGGCCGGCCGATTCGTCGCGGCACCCGAGGGATCGCTGCGGTTGACCGGCCAGGGCGTGCGCGACACCACCCGTATCGCCGCGTCCGCTCCGGAGCTGTGGGTGCAGATCCTCGGTGCGAACGCCGCGCCCGTCGCCGCCGTGCTCGATGAGCTGGCCCACGATCTGCGCGCTGTAGCGGGGGCACTGCGCGCACCGGCCGCCCCCGGTGCCCGCCGCACGCTGGCCGACACGATCCGGCGCGGCAACGAGGGGGTCGAGCGACTCCCGGGCAAGCACGGTCAGAACCGCCGGTTCGAGCAGGTCGTCGTCCGTGTCGACGACACGCCGGGTCAGCTCGGCCGCCTGTTCGGCGACCTCGGCGAGCTCGAGGTCAATGTCGAGGACTTCCGACTCGAGCACTCCCCGGGCGCCCAGTTCGGTCTGGCCGAGCTGAGCGTGGTGCCGAGCGTCGTCCACCATGCCGTCGCCGGGCTCGAGGAGCGCGGCTGGAAGATCGCGAGCGTGCCCCGTGCCTGACACCGTGACCACCCCCGACCCCGTCCAGCCCGCGACCGTCGCGATCGACGGCCCGGCCGGTAGCGGCAAATCGAGCGTCTCGAAGCAGGTGGCGCGGATGCTGGGATACGGCTTCCTCGACACCGGCGCGGCCTATCGTGCGCTCGCCTGGCACGTGCTCGCGCGCGGTGACGACACCGCCGACGCGGATGCCGTGACCGGTGCGCTCGACACGTTCGACTACGCCATCTCGCTCGATCCGGATGATCACTGGGTGCGCGTGGGTGACACGTTCGTGACCGCCGAGATCCGCGAGCCACGCGTCACGGCAGCCGTGAGCGGCGTCGCCCGGGTGTCGCGTGCGCGCGAGCACGTCACCGCGCTGTTCCGCGCGCTGGTTGCCGCATCGGGGGTTCCCGGTGTCGTGGTCGAGGGACGCGACATCACGACGGTGGTCTTCCCCGACGCGCCGGTGCGCATCCTGCTCACCGCCGCTCCCGAGGTGCGCGCCGCGCGCCGCAGCGCCGAGCTGACGGGGGAGGATGCCGCCGCTGTCGCGGAGGCGCTGCACCGCCGGGATGCTTCGGACGCGCAGGTCGTCGACTTCCTCACCGCCGCTCCCGGCGTGGTGGTCGTCGACTCGACCGACTTGGACTTCGATCGGACCGTGGACGCCGTCATCGACGTCGTGCGCACCGCGACAGGAGAGAACTGATGGCTACGACCGACGACGAGTACGAGGGTCGCCCCGACCAGATCGAGGAGAAGCTCGCGAACCTCGACGAGGAGCTCGCCGAGCAGCGGGCGGCGGCGCTTCGGGCGACGCTGGCCGATTACGAGCTCGACGACGAAGACGCTCAGCTCCTTGCAGGGCTGACCGCGGGCGGCGAGGCCGTCGAGGTGCTGCCGGCGCTGCCGGTCGTCGCGATCGTCGGACGCCCGAACGTCGGCAAGTCCGCCCTCGTGAACCGCATCCTGGGTCGGCGCGAAGCCGTCGTCGAGGACACCCCGGGTGTCACGCGCGACCGCGTCAGCTACAAGGCCGAGTGGATGGACCGTCGCTTCACGCTCGTCGACACCGGCGGGTGGGAGCCGGACGCGCGCGGCATCGATCGCTCCGTCGCGGCGCAGGCCGAGGTCGCGATCGACCTCGCCGACGTGGTGATGTTCGTCGTCGACGCCATGGTCGGAGCCACGGCGACCGATGAGGCCGTGGTGCGGTTGCTGCGCAAGTCCGACAAGCCGGTCTTCCTCGTCGCGAACAAGATCGACGATGCTCGCCAGGAGCCCGAGGCCGCTGCTCTCTGGAACCTCGGTCTCGGGGAGCCGCACCCGGTGTCGGCCATCCACGGTCGTGGTGTGGCCGACCTGCTCGACGAGATCATGAAGGTGCTGCCGGAGGTCTCGGCCGTCGCGAAGAACGAGCTCGGCGGTCCTCGCCGGGTCGCGATCCTGGGTCGTCCGAACGTCGGAAAGTCGTCGCTGCTGAACAAGGCGGCGGGCGAGGAGCGCGTGGTCGTCAACGACCTCGCGGGCACCACCCGCGATCCCGTCGACGAGGTCGTGGAGCTCGGCGGCAAGCTCTGGCGCCTCGTCGACACCGCCGGCATCCGCCGCCGGGTGCACCTGC
Protein-coding sequences here:
- a CDS encoding vitamin K epoxide reductase family protein, which translates into the protein MSTASVAPGRAVAPGHAVAPGTAVAIVWVVAGVVGWVVSFLLYHEYIGQLTGAEAMISCDISPIVTCGPNLLSPGGNLLGFSNSIIGIVLFPGAVFAGVSSLAAPAGLRRWYWRVYALFVAAAVVLVHVFAYRSVFEYGSLCPWCMVVWLVTIPLFWTTAGWSLRAGIWGRRVESLGAVILAWTPLIVVLDYLVIAVAAQLRLDVLGSL
- a CDS encoding ParA family protein; the encoded protein is MTDKSRKAGKAPTEDTPIGPTGRPYRGFPTPPKLDGHGPARIIALCNQKGGVGKTTTTINLAAALADYGRKVLAVDFDPQGALSAGLGIATHDVPTIYDLLLDTKRDPREVIVSTSVPGLDVIPANIDLSAAEVHLVNEVARETILSRVLRNVAADYDVILVDCQPSLGLLTVNALTASHGVLIPLECEFFALRGVALLIETIDKVRDRLNPSIMLDGVLATMYDPRTLHSREVLERVVEAFGDDVLETVIGRTVKFPDASVAGVPITTFAPEHQAAQAYLRLARELVARGAVA
- a CDS encoding segregation and condensation protein A; this translates as MAPSPDDTVDPAAGRPADAAEAVSGDGFRVSLTNFDGPFDLLLNLIGKHELDITEVSLSKVTDEFIGYLRGLEPEELDAASEFLVVAATLLDMKVAGLLPQGELIDAESVALLEARDLLFARLLQYRAFKQVSSWFAERVVAEDRRHTRSVRLDERYRAAAPELVWTLTPDDFAALAMLAFAPKEIPVVGLDHLHAPLVSIREQAAIVVTLLRGAGTLNFRDLVAGVGQPGIVVARFLAVLELYRHAALSFEQLEPLGELTLRWTAERWSEENLATLGADYDR
- the scpB gene encoding SMC-Scp complex subunit ScpB, whose product is MTDDPTPTVATPIADVARRLEAILLVVDEPQSLVALAAAVGSPVAAVRQAVAGLVADYDGDTGGPRRGFELREVGGGWRLYVRGEHDALVSEFVNTQAPSRLSQAALETLAVIAYKQPVSRGQVASIRAVNVDSVVRTLLSRGLVTEMGNDAETGAILYGTTDALLVNLGINSLDELPPISPLLDDGTEGFEGEGIR
- a CDS encoding pseudouridine synthase codes for the protein MTDAEGVRLQKVLANAGVASRRVCEEMIVAGRVRVNGVTVTELGSRIDPERDIVDVDGTAVQLDATKRYVMLNKPTGVVSSMKDEKGRADLRQFTQDWDERLYNVGRLDAETSGLLVLTNDGELAHVLAHPSFGVTKVYIAKVRGRVTPQVIARLTKGVELEDGPIAADKARLLDTSGETSLVELTLHSGRNRIVRRMMAEVGHPVIELVRRQFGPLHLGTLPAGRARELTTVERGALLTLSRSADGAAEHPTSPENP
- a CDS encoding prephenate dehydrogenase, which translates into the protein MTDSSLDPVRPGRAARTAGTVRIVGAGLLGSSIGHALRLLGVDVVLDDASPAQLRLAVDYGAGRLAAADDRPALVVVAVPPDVTADVVERELRQHPEAVVTDVASVKLEPYLELRSRGVDLAHYIGSHPLAGRERGGAISARADIFVGRPWVVCRDDETLAADLAVVEGLALDLGAMPLEMTPQEHDEAVALTSHVPQLVASLLAGRFVAAPEGSLRLTGQGVRDTTRIAASAPELWVQILGANAAPVAAVLDELAHDLRAVAGALRAPAAPGARRTLADTIRRGNEGVERLPGKHGQNRRFEQVVVRVDDTPGQLGRLFGDLGELEVNVEDFRLEHSPGAQFGLAELSVVPSVVHHAVAGLEERGWKIASVPRA
- the cmk gene encoding (d)CMP kinase yields the protein MPDTVTTPDPVQPATVAIDGPAGSGKSSVSKQVARMLGYGFLDTGAAYRALAWHVLARGDDTADADAVTGALDTFDYAISLDPDDHWVRVGDTFVTAEIREPRVTAAVSGVARVSRAREHVTALFRALVAASGVPGVVVEGRDITTVVFPDAPVRILLTAAPEVRAARRSAELTGEDAAAVAEALHRRDASDAQVVDFLTAAPGVVVVDSTDLDFDRTVDAVIDVVRTATGEN
- the der gene encoding ribosome biogenesis GTPase Der, with protein sequence MATTDDEYEGRPDQIEEKLANLDEELAEQRAAALRATLADYELDDEDAQLLAGLTAGGEAVEVLPALPVVAIVGRPNVGKSALVNRILGRREAVVEDTPGVTRDRVSYKAEWMDRRFTLVDTGGWEPDARGIDRSVAAQAEVAIDLADVVMFVVDAMVGATATDEAVVRLLRKSDKPVFLVANKIDDARQEPEAAALWNLGLGEPHPVSAIHGRGVADLLDEIMKVLPEVSAVAKNELGGPRRVAILGRPNVGKSSLLNKAAGEERVVVNDLAGTTRDPVDEVVELGGKLWRLVDTAGIRRRVHLQQGADFYASLRTSAALEKAEVAVVVLDVTETISVQDLNIIDLVLESGRALVLAFNKWDRLNDTDMDNADRRRYLEREIEQDLAHVTWAPRVNLSARTGRHLDKLVPALETALQSWDQRIPTGKFNAFLAELVAEHPHPLRGGKQPRILFGTQASTRPPTFVLFTTGFLDPGYRRFIQRRLREIFGFEGTPIVTNMRVREKRQR